Sequence from the Aquimarina sp. Aq107 genome:
TAAATAATATTCGCCTTGGAGGTTTTAGATTAGGTTTTTGGTTTGCTCAACAAGGTTCAATTTATGTGTTTGTCATCTTAATTTTCGTCTATGTTCGCTTAATGAATAAGCTAGATAAAAAATATGGATATGATACCGATTAAGATCTGTGTCATTGTTAGAAATCAAAAAGACATATTCAAAAGGGCTTTATTGCATATGACTAACCTTGGTGTTTAATAACCAGAGGTTAAATAAAATTAAAATAACAATTTAAGATATAAAATTATGAATGTTCAATTATGGACTTATATTATCGTAGGAATTACGTTTGCATTATATATAGGTATTGCAATCTGGTCAAGAGCGGGATCTACCAAAGAATTTTATGTTGCTGGAGGTGGAGTTTCGCCATTAGCTAATGGTATGGCTACAGCTGCAGATTGGATGAGTGCAGCTTCTTTTATTTCCATGGCAGGAATTATTGCTTTTGCGGGATATGATGGTGCAGTTTATTTAATGGGATGGACTGGTGGTTATGTGTTGTTAGCATTATTATTGGCGCCATATCTCCGGAAATTCGGAAAATTTACAGTCCCAGATTTTATTGGTGATCGGTATTATTCTAAAACAGCTAGATCAGTAGCAGTGTTCTGTGCATTGTTGGTTTCTTTTACTTATGTAGCTGGACAGATGAGAGGTGTGGGAATTGTGTTTTCTCGTTTTTTAGAAGTTGAGATTAATACAGGTGTAATTATTGGGATGATTATAGTTCTTTTTTACGCAGTATTAGGAGGTATGAAGGGGATTACATACACGCAAGTAGCACAATATTGTGTTTTGATATTTGCTTTTATGGTTCCAGCAATTTTTATCTCTATTCAAATGACTGGGAATCCGATTCCTCAGTTAGGATTTGGAGGTACTGTAACCGACAGCTCCGAAATGTATTTATTAGATAAGTTAGACGGACTTAGTACTGAACTTGGTTTTGCAGCTTATACTGATGGTTCTAAATCATTATTAGATGTTTTTGCAATTACATTAGCTTTAATGGTTGGTACCGCAGGTTTGCCGCACGTGATTGTTCGTTTCTTCACGGTAAAACGAGTTAAAGATGCTCGTAAATCGGCAGGATATGCACTTCTTTTGATTGCAATTTTATATACAACAGCACCGGCGGTTGCGGTTTTTGCAAAAACTAATTTGATAGAATCAGTTCAGAATAAGAAATATGAAGAACTGCCAGCATGGTTTAAAAACTGGGAAGATACTGGTTTATTAGGATGGGTAGATAAGAACAAAGATGGTCAAGTTCAATATTCGAGTGGTCACGCGGTGGAAGGAAATAAGAATAAACCTGTATTTGATGGGAAAAATCGCGGTGAAAAAGGTGAACGAGTAATTACAAATGTTAATGCGGCTACAAAAAACGAACTTTTTGTAGATCGAGATATTATGGTTTTAGCGAATCCTGAGATTGCAAACCTACCAAACTGGGTAATAGCATTAGTTGCTGCAGGAGGATTGGCAGCTGCTTTATCCACAGCAGCTGGTTTGTTACTTGTGATTTCTTCTTCAGTATCTCATGATTTGATAAAGAAAATGATTAAACCGGATATTTCTGAAAAAGGAGAGTTGATTGCTGCACGTCTTTCTGCAGTAGCAGCAGTATGTGTTGCTGGTTATTTTGGTATTAATCCACCTGGATTTGTAGCGGCAGTAGTAGCCTTGGCCTTCGGTTTGGCAGCCGCATCATTTTTTCCAGCAATTGTATTAGGTATATTTTATAAGAGAATGAATAAAGAAGGTGCAATAGCCGGAATGGTAGTTGGTATTTTATGTATGCTGTTGTATATGATAAAATATAAATTAGGTTGGTTTGATGAAACACTTCCTTCATCTAGTGAATGGTGGTTTGGTATTTCTCCAGAAGGTTTTGGTGCAGTAGCTATGGTTATTAATTTTATAGTTTCTATTGTAGTGTGTAAACTTACTGCGGCACCGCCTCAAGATGTTCAAGAAATTGTAGAAAATATTAGAATACCGAGCGGAGCAGGAGAAGCCGTAAATCATTAATAAAAGATATAGAGGCCTATGTGAGTTTTGTTAATCACATAGGCTTTAAAAGCATAATAATATTGCATGAAAAAACGACATCAACAAAAATTGATCATACTATCATTAGTGTTGTTATTACTTTTTAATATCCCATTGGTTTTAATATTTAACCATTCAGGAAGTGTATTGGGTTTTCCTATAATGTTTTTTTCTATTTTTTTGATTTGGGCTATTGGAGTTTTAATAGCTGCAATTATTTTAATGAAGTATTATGAATAATTATATTTTAATATTCATAATTATAATATATCTGGCGCTTTTGTTTGGGATTGCTCTATGGGCAGAAAAAAAAGCAAAAAGTAGTTGGGTCAATAATGCATATGTATATACTTTATCTCTAGCAGTTTATTGCTCAGCTTGGACATATTATGGAAGTGTTGGAATTGCAGCGACTTCTGGTATAAGCTTTCTTACAACATATTTGGGGCCGGTAATTGCATTTCCGCTATGGATTATAGTATTAAAAAAGATAATAAGAATATCTAAAGAACAGAAGATATCAAGTATCGCTGATTTTGTTTCTTTACGTTATGGTAACAATCGATTTCTGGGAGCGTTGGTAACTATAATTTGTGTGATTAGTATTGTGCCATATATTTCATTGCAATTAAAAGCGGTTTCCGAAACATTTGCAATTATTTCTATTGACACAAGTCTTTCTTCAGCTTCAATTTTCCAAGACACTACGTTTTACGTAGCATTATTATTAGCTGTTTTTGCAGCGTTTTTTGGAACTCAACTTACTGATGCTACCAGAAGAAGACAAGGAATTGTGTTTTCTGTTGCGGTAGAATCAGTTTTAAAATTAGTTTTCTTTTTAACAATTGGTATTTACGTCACTTATTTTTTATTTGATGGTACGACTGATATTTATAATAAAATTTCCAAAGTTGAAAATTTTGAATCACTGACTACACTTAATGGTTTAGAAGCTGGTATTAATTGGTATTTTATGATCGCATTGTCGTTTTTTGCTATTTTTCTATTACCGAGACAATTTCAGGTTTCGGTTATAGAAAACACATCAGAAAAGCACTTAAAGAAGGCAATTTGGTTATTTCCATTATATCTTTTGTTATTTAATTTATTTGTAATATTTGTTGCCTGGGGAGGAAAATTAAGTCTTAGCGAAAACCTTAATCCAGATTATTATACATTGTTGTTGCCATTACAAAATGATAATATATTTCTAGCTACTCTAGTCTTTTTAGGAGGGTTTTCTGCTGTAATTTCTATGGTAGTAGTTTCTACATTGGCGTTATCAGTGATGTTAAGTAATAATCTAATTATTCCTTACGGTTTTCTTGATAAGTTTAGTAGAAGTCACCCAGAACGAAATGCCTATTATATAAAAAACATTAGAAGGATTGCAATCTTTACATTGATTGTTGGAGCCTATTTGTTTTATATTAATTTTAATGTACAATTATCTTTGTTTTCAATCGGACAAATTTCTTTTGTAGTTATATCACAATTAGCACCAGCATTTTTTATTGGATTGTTTTGGAATAGAGGTTCTGCGATTGCCGCTAAAGCATCCATAATTACGGGAACATTGATAACAGTGTATACATTAATCTTACCATTCGTAATGGATATTATATTGGGTGATACTGGTTTTATTCGCAATGGAGCTTTTGGGATAGAACTATTAAAACCCTATGAATTATTTGGGATAGATTTTATGACACCGGTTACTCACGCATTTTTCTGGAGTTTGTTTTTTAATACGTTGGTATATCTATCGGTTTCTCTTTCTAGAAAAGGGAATTACAGAGAACGTAATTATGCCGAAATGTTTGTGAATAATAGTTATAATTCTCTTCAGGAGAGTGCATATGTATGGAAAGGAGAAGCCTATGTTTCAGATATTAGAAACCTATTAACTAAATTTCTTGGTGCTACCAGAACCGAAAGAGCTTTGAAATTATTTTATAAAAAATATGGTTTATCTATTAATGAAGAAAAAGCAGATGCTCGATTAATTAATTTTTCAGAAAAACTTTTAACCGGAAGCATTGGAGGAGCTTCTTCACGAATCTTAATTGCTAGTGTTGTAAAAGAACAACCTGTTACGTTGGTAGAAGTTTTAAAAATTTTAGAAGAAAGTAAAAAAACAATTTCAACAAATAAATTTTTAAAACAAAGATCAAATGAACTTATTGAACTAACAGAAGAGTTAAAACAAGCGAATGAAGAATTGAAACTTCAGGATAAAATAAAGGATGAATTTTTAGACACAGTAGCACATGAACTTAAAACTCCTATTACATCTATAAGAGCGGCAGCAGAAGTTTTATTAGATGATGAAGATGATATGCCAAGTGAATTGAAAACACAATTCTTAAGTACTGTTCTAATGGATGCAAAAAGACTTTCTCGATTAATACATAATATACTTGATTTAGAGAAATTGTCTTCTGGTAGAGAAATTTTTGATAAAAAGAATAATAATTTGGTTGATACTTTAAAACAAATAATTATTGGAGTATCAACAATTACAAAACAAAAGGAAATTAAAATTATTACCTCTGACTTACCTGATAAAATTCTTGTTTTTTATGATGAGGATAGAATGCAACAAGTCTTTACTAATGTTTTGTCTAATGCGATTAAATTTGTAGAGAATAAAAATGGATTGATAACAATTACACTTTCAGAAGTTGATAGTCTTGTTAGAATAATAATACAAGATAATGGGAAAGGCATTTCCGAGGAAGATAGAAAATACATTTTTGATAAGTTTTACCAGTCAAATAATCAAAATATTAAGAAACCTGTTGGTAGCGGATTAGGATTGGCTATCTGTAAACAAATTATGGAAGGACATTCTGGTAAAATATGGATTGATGATTCTTTTAGTAAAGGAGCCAGGTTTATTATTGATTTGCCCAAAAATGTAATAAGCTAATTTTTAGAAATGAAATAAAAAGAAATTTTATCTTACGAAAGAATAGAAAACCTACGACAAATGCAGAAAAAAATATTAATAGTAGATGATGAGCCTAATATAGTAATGTCTCTAGAATATACTTTTAAAAAACAAAATTATGAAGTTTTTATAGCTAGAGATGGAAGTGAAGCTATTCAGATTTTAGAAACACAGATACCTGACGTAGTATTATTGGATATAATGATGCCCAATGTGGATGGATATCAAACAATTGAATATATAAGAAAGAATCCAAAAACAGAAAATATTAAAGTAGTCTTCTTAAGTGCTAAAAACAAAACTGCTGATATAGAAAAAGGGTTAGAAATGGGGGCTGACAAATATTTATTAAAACCATTTTCGGTTAAAAAAGTAGTGGCGGAAATAAAAACCTTGATTGAATAGAAAAACAGAGTATTAAACTATCAAAACATATTAGTAAAGGCTTTTTAGTTACAATAGAGTGTTGTTTGTCTAAATAATAATGAAAGGTAAAATAATTATTAAGAAATTGAATATTAAAAAAATATAAAACCAACTATAATGAGTAATTATCACATAAAACATCTTGAAGAATATTTTCAGGTATATAGAAAATCTGTTAGGAAT
This genomic interval carries:
- a CDS encoding DUF4212 domain-containing protein, coding for MTEKRKKAKAYWKENVKYLFILLAIWFLVSYGAGILFKDALNNIRLGGFRLGFWFAQQGSIYVFVILIFVYVRLMNKLDKKYGYDTD
- a CDS encoding sensor histidine kinase, whose translation is MNNYILIFIIIIYLALLFGIALWAEKKAKSSWVNNAYVYTLSLAVYCSAWTYYGSVGIAATSGISFLTTYLGPVIAFPLWIIVLKKIIRISKEQKISSIADFVSLRYGNNRFLGALVTIICVISIVPYISLQLKAVSETFAIISIDTSLSSASIFQDTTFYVALLLAVFAAFFGTQLTDATRRRQGIVFSVAVESVLKLVFFLTIGIYVTYFLFDGTTDIYNKISKVENFESLTTLNGLEAGINWYFMIALSFFAIFLLPRQFQVSVIENTSEKHLKKAIWLFPLYLLLFNLFVIFVAWGGKLSLSENLNPDYYTLLLPLQNDNIFLATLVFLGGFSAVISMVVVSTLALSVMLSNNLIIPYGFLDKFSRSHPERNAYYIKNIRRIAIFTLIVGAYLFYINFNVQLSLFSIGQISFVVISQLAPAFFIGLFWNRGSAIAAKASIITGTLITVYTLILPFVMDIILGDTGFIRNGAFGIELLKPYELFGIDFMTPVTHAFFWSLFFNTLVYLSVSLSRKGNYRERNYAEMFVNNSYNSLQESAYVWKGEAYVSDIRNLLTKFLGATRTERALKLFYKKYGLSINEEKADARLINFSEKLLTGSIGGASSRILIASVVKEQPVTLVEVLKILEESKKTISTNKFLKQRSNELIELTEELKQANEELKLQDKIKDEFLDTVAHELKTPITSIRAAAEVLLDDEDDMPSELKTQFLSTVLMDAKRLSRLIHNILDLEKLSSGREIFDKKNNNLVDTLKQIIIGVSTITKQKEIKIITSDLPDKILVFYDEDRMQQVFTNVLSNAIKFVENKNGLITITLSEVDSLVRIIIQDNGKGISEEDRKYIFDKFYQSNNQNIKKPVGSGLGLAICKQIMEGHSGKIWIDDSFSKGARFIIDLPKNVIS
- a CDS encoding sodium:solute symporter family protein → MNVQLWTYIIVGITFALYIGIAIWSRAGSTKEFYVAGGGVSPLANGMATAADWMSAASFISMAGIIAFAGYDGAVYLMGWTGGYVLLALLLAPYLRKFGKFTVPDFIGDRYYSKTARSVAVFCALLVSFTYVAGQMRGVGIVFSRFLEVEINTGVIIGMIIVLFYAVLGGMKGITYTQVAQYCVLIFAFMVPAIFISIQMTGNPIPQLGFGGTVTDSSEMYLLDKLDGLSTELGFAAYTDGSKSLLDVFAITLALMVGTAGLPHVIVRFFTVKRVKDARKSAGYALLLIAILYTTAPAVAVFAKTNLIESVQNKKYEELPAWFKNWEDTGLLGWVDKNKDGQVQYSSGHAVEGNKNKPVFDGKNRGEKGERVITNVNAATKNELFVDRDIMVLANPEIANLPNWVIALVAAGGLAAALSTAAGLLLVISSSVSHDLIKKMIKPDISEKGELIAARLSAVAAVCVAGYFGINPPGFVAAVVALAFGLAAASFFPAIVLGIFYKRMNKEGAIAGMVVGILCMLLYMIKYKLGWFDETLPSSSEWWFGISPEGFGAVAMVINFIVSIVVCKLTAAPPQDVQEIVENIRIPSGAGEAVNH
- a CDS encoding response regulator transcription factor, with the protein product MQKKILIVDDEPNIVMSLEYTFKKQNYEVFIARDGSEAIQILETQIPDVVLLDIMMPNVDGYQTIEYIRKNPKTENIKVVFLSAKNKTADIEKGLEMGADKYLLKPFSVKKVVAEIKTLIE